The following proteins come from a genomic window of bacterium:
- a CDS encoding tRNA guanosine(34) transglycosylase Tgt gives MPFQLLQKDAQTRARLGRYDTAHGSFETPVFMPVGTQATVKSMRPEELKELGASIILGNTYHLYLRPGHRTIEGLGGLHRFMNWPGPILTDSGGYQVFSLAKMCKLKPEGVQFQSHLDGSSHLLSPELAIEIQEALGSDIMMVLDECLPYPSEEKVVAESLQLTVDWAQRCRQGRRREDSSLFAIVQGGIYPGLRKECAERLLELEAG, from the coding sequence TACGACACCGCCCACGGCAGCTTCGAGACGCCGGTCTTCATGCCGGTCGGGACCCAGGCGACAGTCAAGTCGATGCGGCCCGAGGAGCTGAAGGAGCTCGGCGCCTCGATCATCCTCGGCAACACCTACCATCTCTACCTGCGCCCGGGTCACCGCACCATCGAGGGCCTCGGCGGCCTCCACCGCTTCATGAACTGGCCCGGCCCCATCCTGACCGACAGCGGCGGTTATCAGGTTTTCTCGCTGGCCAAGATGTGCAAGCTCAAGCCCGAAGGCGTCCAATTCCAGTCGCATCTCGATGGCAGCAGTCATCTGCTCAGCCCCGAGCTGGCCATCGAGATCCAAGAGGCCTTGGGCAGCGACATCATGATGGTCTTGGACGAATGTCTGCCCTATCCCTCGGAGGAAAAAGTCGTCGCCGAATCGCTCCAGCTCACGGTCGATTGGGCCCAACGTTGCCGCCAAGGCCGGCGCCGTGAGGACAGCTCGCTTTTCGCCATCGTTCAGGGCGGGATCTATCCCGGTTTGAGAAAGGAATGCGCCGAGCGACTGCTCGAGCTGGAGGCGGGGAG